The DNA segment GTTTTTTTGTAAATTCGCTTCTTTTGGTATTTCTGCTTTTGCGCAGGATAAACCCGACGGCGGATAAAACAAGGAGATGAGCGAAAAGAAAACTTGTTTTCTTTTCCGAGACGACGCAGTTTTACATCTTTGCAAAGCAAAGGTATTATACTGCCACAAGTGGGAAACTAGCACGGCGCCGAATTATGCATAAAGCCACCCGAAAGGGTGGTTTTTGCGTGGGCCTACTAGAATGCCTGATACCGTCAGAGTGCTAGCATGAAAGACTGTTTCTAAGAGGCTACCGAGGTGGCGGGATGTTGCAATGGTGTGGTAGGTCAGCAAGGGAGCATTGACTTTATGAGACGTTTATGATAAGATTGAAGTGTAATTTAACTAGGAAATAAATATTCAAATATGTCAACTAACGTAGAGCATCTTCATACTACGCGCTCGTTGTCTTTGAAGCTTGCCGAGGAGCTTCCTCCGTTTGAGGTGGGAGATTTATCGGGGTTTCAGAATCGTGCTACATGGGGGACGCTTGAACGTGCTCTTGCTGATCAAGATTGTGAGCAACTTGTTTTGGCTATAGAGGAGTTTAAGAGGCGCTTGACGGGAGAAGAAAATTCAGTAAAGTGCATGGAGCTCGCAGTGATAATAGCGATGAGTGAAATGTATGAGCAACGAGTCCAGCGCTTGGATCCTAGCCTGAAATTAATGACTAGCACGGCTGGGGCAATCAACACACTTCGTACCCAAATACTTGATCCAGTCCCTGGCTCTAAAGACGAATCGTATGACTTTGAGCTGCAAGTACTAGAAGAGCTGTTAAACCACGGTATATCTGCATATATGGCATCGCCTCGAGAAGAACAGAGCCAGTATTCTGCCTACAATCATGATTTATATATCTTATCGGGCACAAAAAAGGTTCCTATTTCCGTAAAAATTGGCGGCAAAAGCACTTCTAAATATGCCGGTGGTGTACGATGTATCAGTAAAAAACGGGTAGCTAGCGACGCAGGAGTGTGGGCTCATTTGCTTAAGCAAATCCCAGAACTCGCGAGTTTCGGTGCCATTGCTAGGTAGACTCGCTATTACCTAGACAAATACCCCGACAATCGACGGGGTATTACTTGATGGTGGATTCTCGGATCTCGCAGGAAGCGAGAATCCATGTTGTGGTGAACTCGTAGTTTTTTGATCAGAGTTCAAACAGGTGCCTATATATAATATCGCACAGCAAGCATAAGTGCAACAGTTATTTCACCATAAAAATAATATCTGTAACCATTGACATTTTGTATCGTTTGTGCTAATATAGATACATACACATCTCAGATGTGAGGTAAAGCGAGGGTTTTGGCGCTCCTAATCAGGGGTCGCCGGAGCCCTTATTAATTTGCCCGTTGGGGCAGGGAGAAGCTTGAAATGGCTGGAACAAAAGCTGGCGGCCTGAAGGCTGCACAAAAGAACCTTGCAAAAGACCCTAATTTTTATGCAAAAATTGGTCGCAAGGGTGGTCAGAATGGCCACACTGGTGGTTTTGCTGCAAACCCACAACTCGCTCGTATCGCGGGCGCAAAAGGTGGACGCATTTCACGTCGCACAAAAAAGACAGTAGCAACTGAAAAGTAAGCCACTGGACAAATAGGAGTCGAAATAGACTAAAAAACGTTCGTTAGCGCGAACGTTTTTTAGTGCTATATCGCCTTAGGGCACAGGTTCGCGCTTCATTGACGCGCCATTCATGCTGACAGGCGGCGCAGCGGTAGTGATTTGACGCAGCCTGTAGCCCGGTTGAGTTGCAGTGAGGACAGAGAGAACGACTATGTAGCCAGTCTCTATAGGTATCAAGTGACTCCTCGATGTCGGAATCATCGATGATGATTTGGTACATATCGGCGAGCTCTCGGGCTTTGTCCCAGGCGGCTCGTTCCATCTCAAGTAATTGTGTATCAGTCTGGTACCCTTGATGTCCTAGTATCGCATGGCCTACTTCGTGCAAGAGATACGCGTCACACTTGCGACGCGAGGGGTCGTAGGTGACGGTATGCGTGGAATAATCCCAGCCAAAAGTCGTTCCCTTGGTGAAATTAAGGGGATTATCTTTACTGGCTTTGAGCTGCTCTATCAGCCAGGAAGTCTTTGCCATAATAGTAACATCCGTAAATTACTGCCTGTTCTGGGTGTTGAGCCTGGACAAACTTGGGGCAGGGGATATGAGGCGGCAGGTGCTCGCGTAATATATCGACCAGCATATCGCCGTAGCGATCAAAATAGGTTCCGACGCTTCCGCCAATAATAACGATGTCCGGCTGAATAATGGGGATAACAGCGAGGAAACCACGGCTAATGCGATCGGAGATCTGATGCCAGGTGCGTTTGCTGGTGATATCTCTTGCATATTTTTTGTAGGTCTTGACAATGGCATGGCCGGAGGCAAATGATTCCCACTGCCGGACCTTACCATCATATTCAATCAATGCGTGACCAGCTTCGCTGTTGCGCAGGCCTGGATCGATACGTCCATTAGTAATAACACCGGTTCCGATACCTGTACTGATGGTGACATAGAGCGAGCAGGTAGGAATCGGGTGTAGGCTCCGTGTCTCGGCTAGTCCTGCGAGCTTGGCATCATTTTCAATCAATAGCGGTACATCTGGAAGGATATCGTGGAGCATTTTGGCAATGGGTACATCTATCCAGCCGCTTCCAATATTGGGGCACCATACTGCAACCCCGTCTTTCACGACGCCAGGTAGTGCCAGTATAATCGCATCGACTTTTTTTTGTCCGTATTGTTCACGCACAACATTCTTTAAAGTAGTTGCATATTCCTTTGGGTCTGCTGGTGTGGGGTATTTGATCGACTCTCCCATTTTGCCATCACTACCAAATGACGCCACAAGAGTTTTTGTCCCACCCGTATCAATTGTTATCAACATATTTCCAGTGTAGCATAAAAAATAAATTGCCTTTTACTCTCAAAGAGGATATAATAATGAGCAATAACTTGAGAGGTGCATATGACACGGTTACGACAGCAGGGTTCGGTTCTCGGATATGTGCTGGTGGGGGCGACATTAGTAGCATTATTAGTAGCGGGTATTTATTTTATCCGTCGAAATACCTCCGCGGCGGTAGTTGCGCAAAATACTAACCAAACAGCTTCGAGCGATCAATCTACCTCGACGGGTCAGGCATCTACAAACAGCGATAACCAAACAAATCAGACAACAGGCAATACCCAGAAGAGGGAGGAACAAAAAGCTCAGGATCAGAATGCCGCAGCTGCTGCTGAGAACAAAACGAATTCACCCGCTACCGATTCATCACAGACCACAAGTGGGACGTCATCATACTCGAGCACAGGTGGTTCATCCTTGCCTCATACCGGCCCCGCGGAGGATATGTTTGCTGGCATTCTGGGTGCTGGGTTGTTAGCGGGTTCTGTGACGGCCTATCGACGTTCACGTGCCATACTCTAGACTGAGAGCGCTCACTAGTGTACAATAAGAGATGAGTCTTGGGCGAGCATTTTTTTGCGAG comes from the Candidatus Saccharimonas aalborgensis genome and includes:
- a CDS encoding ROK family protein, translated to MLITIDTGGTKTLVASFGSDGKMGESIKYPTPADPKEYATTLKNVVREQYGQKKVDAIILALPGVVKDGVAVWCPNIGSGWIDVPIAKMLHDILPDVPLLIENDAKLAGLAETRSLHPIPTCSLYVTISTGIGTGVITNGRIDPGLRNSEAGHALIEYDGKVRQWESFASGHAIVKTYKKYARDITSKRTWHQISDRISRGFLAVIPIIQPDIVIIGGSVGTYFDRYGDMLVDILREHLPPHIPCPKFVQAQHPEQAVIYGCYYYGKDFLADRAAQSQ
- a CDS encoding LPXTG cell wall anchor domain-containing protein, whose amino-acid sequence is MTRLRQQGSVLGYVLVGATLVALLVAGIYFIRRNTSAAVVAQNTNQTASSDQSTSTGQASTNSDNQTNQTTGNTQKREEQKAQDQNAAAAAENKTNSPATDSSQTTSGTSSYSSTGGSSLPHTGPAEDMFAGILGAGLLAGSVTAYRRSRAIL
- a CDS encoding con-10 family general stress protein — translated: MAGTKAGGLKAAQKNLAKDPNFYAKIGRKGGQNGHTGGFAANPQLARIAGAKGGRISRRTKKTVATEK